The Laribacter hongkongensis DSM 14985 genome has a segment encoding these proteins:
- a CDS encoding DUF2442 domain-containing protein yields the protein MTARLTQVLPLHGQRMIVGFDNGISATLWLSRVTAGMQEDFSALADPALFRSATVSDNQVVWSNGLKLSGEQLYAHARGQH from the coding sequence ATGACTGCTCGCCTTACACAGGTCCTGCCGCTGCACGGCCAGCGGATGATCGTCGGTTTTGACAACGGGATCAGCGCCACGTTGTGGCTGTCCCGGGTGACAGCGGGCATGCAGGAAGATTTCAGCGCCCTGGCCGATCCGGCCCTGTTTCGCAGCGCGACGGTCAGCGACAATCAGGTGGTCTGGTCCAACGGCCTGAAACTCAGCGGCGAGCAACTCTACGCCCACGCGCGCGGGCAGCACTGA
- the murB gene encoding UDP-N-acetylmuramate dehydrogenase: MTFSVHPRADLAPLTTFGVPATAARLLTLEHLSQLPDMLTDPEFQAGPRLILGGGSNLLFTRDYPGTVLRVALSGIRVLADDGEHMLVEAAAGENWHAFVRQTLELGAFGLENLSLIPGTVGAAPVQNIGAYGVEAGDLIDSVVCVDLASGEQHVVSGTECAFGYRDSRFKHEWLDRRLITAVRFRLSRRFTPHTGYGAIATELASHGIDTPGAQDVSDAICRIRSARLPDPRQLGNAGSFFKNPVLSAEAAQQVLAGHPEAVHYPTGDGRIKFAAGWLIESAGLKGYRQGAAGVHDRQALVLVNHGGAHGQDIRALAHHVQDTIRLRYGIDLEPEPLIL, encoded by the coding sequence ATGACTTTTTCCGTCCATCCCCGTGCCGACCTGGCGCCCCTGACCACCTTTGGCGTGCCGGCAACGGCAGCCCGGCTGCTGACGCTGGAACACCTGTCCCAGCTGCCGGACATGCTGACCGACCCGGAATTTCAGGCCGGCCCGCGCCTGATCCTCGGTGGCGGCAGCAACCTGCTGTTTACCCGCGACTATCCCGGCACGGTACTGCGGGTAGCGCTGAGCGGTATCCGGGTACTGGCTGATGACGGCGAACACATGCTGGTCGAAGCGGCCGCTGGTGAAAACTGGCATGCCTTCGTGCGCCAGACGCTGGAGCTGGGTGCCTTCGGGCTGGAAAACCTCAGCCTGATTCCCGGCACGGTGGGCGCCGCACCGGTGCAGAACATCGGTGCCTATGGCGTGGAGGCTGGCGACCTGATCGATTCGGTGGTGTGCGTTGACCTCGCCAGTGGTGAGCAGCACGTAGTCAGCGGGACGGAATGCGCCTTTGGTTACCGCGACAGCCGTTTCAAGCACGAGTGGCTGGACCGGCGGCTGATTACGGCCGTGCGTTTCCGCCTGTCGCGCCGTTTCACCCCGCACACCGGCTATGGCGCCATCGCCACCGAGCTGGCCAGCCACGGCATTGACACGCCGGGCGCCCAGGATGTCTCCGACGCAATCTGCCGCATCCGCAGCGCCAGGCTGCCTGATCCGCGCCAGCTCGGCAATGCCGGCAGCTTTTTCAAGAACCCGGTGCTGTCGGCCGAAGCGGCGCAGCAGGTGCTGGCCGGTCATCCCGAAGCCGTGCACTACCCGACGGGTGATGGCCGGATCAAGTTTGCCGCCGGCTGGCTGATCGAGTCGGCCGGGCTCAAAGGTTATCGCCAGGGAGCCGCCGGCGTGCATGACCGGCAGGCACTCGTGCTGGTCAACCATGGCGGTGCGCATGGACAGGACATCCGGGCACTCGCCCATCATGTCCAGGACACGATACGATTACGCTATGGGATTGACCTTGAACCGGAGCCCCTGATCCTGTAG
- a CDS encoding MATE family efflux transporter, with the protein MPSAIPAPPRRAWRTESSALLRLATPMMIAQMAQVATGFVDTVMAGRVSPDDLAAVSIGSSILITVFLTLSGVIMALNPLIAHQLGARQFDRIGPVVRQGFWVAAGLGLFGLALMFALMPWLPGWLSLETSVADKVNGYLAGAALGVPGILLYRVLHAYSSSVNQTRPIMLVSLAALALNVPLNYMLIHGLFGLPALGGAGCGWATGIVFWFSFVALALYTRYSRAYDTCPVWQRLEAPSRQLIGQIQRLGLPIALSFFLEVSTFTFVTLLIARLGSTVVAGHQVVINFTTLTYMVPQCLAMALTVRVGHALGANNPQLARFRSLIGILLGAVTAIASSTLILFLRTPIAELYTPDPQVVALAASLMLFAVFYQFFDAIQTIATGALRGYKSTTGPMLVHLVVFWGLGLGGGSWLGLNQVTLFGHAMPTGAYGFWVALTLSLTLAAFILGAVLLHVSRQKLNDGRQPALHEALA; encoded by the coding sequence ATGCCCTCCGCCATCCCCGCCCCGCCACGACGTGCCTGGCGCACCGAATCGTCGGCGCTGCTGCGTCTGGCGACGCCAATGATGATTGCCCAGATGGCCCAGGTCGCCACCGGTTTTGTCGATACCGTGATGGCCGGCCGGGTCAGCCCGGACGATTTGGCTGCCGTATCGATCGGCTCCAGCATCCTCATCACGGTGTTCCTGACCCTGTCGGGCGTCATCATGGCGCTCAATCCGCTGATCGCCCACCAGCTCGGTGCCCGCCAGTTCGACCGTATTGGTCCCGTGGTGCGCCAGGGATTCTGGGTAGCAGCCGGACTGGGACTCTTCGGCCTCGCCCTGATGTTTGCCCTGATGCCGTGGCTGCCGGGCTGGCTGTCGCTGGAAACCAGCGTGGCCGACAAGGTCAACGGCTATCTGGCCGGTGCCGCGCTGGGCGTGCCGGGCATCCTGCTCTATCGCGTGCTGCATGCCTATTCATCCAGCGTCAACCAGACCCGCCCGATCATGCTGGTCAGCCTCGCGGCACTGGCACTCAACGTACCGCTCAACTACATGCTGATCCACGGACTGTTCGGCCTGCCGGCCCTTGGCGGCGCCGGCTGCGGCTGGGCTACCGGCATCGTGTTCTGGTTCAGTTTCGTGGCACTGGCCCTGTATACCCGCTACAGCCGCGCCTACGACACCTGCCCGGTCTGGCAACGGCTGGAGGCTCCCAGCCGGCAGCTGATCGGGCAGATCCAGCGCCTTGGCCTGCCGATTGCCCTGTCGTTCTTCCTTGAGGTCAGCACATTCACCTTTGTCACCCTGCTGATCGCCCGTCTGGGCAGCACCGTGGTGGCCGGCCACCAAGTAGTGATCAACTTCACCACCCTCACCTACATGGTGCCACAGTGCCTTGCCATGGCGCTGACCGTACGGGTCGGCCACGCACTGGGTGCCAACAATCCGCAGCTGGCAAGGTTCCGCAGCCTGATCGGCATCCTGCTTGGCGCCGTCACCGCCATTGCCAGCTCCACCCTGATCCTGTTCCTGCGCACCCCGATTGCCGAGCTCTACACGCCGGACCCACAGGTCGTGGCACTGGCGGCCAGCCTGATGCTGTTTGCCGTGTTCTACCAGTTTTTCGATGCAATCCAGACCATTGCCACCGGCGCCCTGCGCGGCTACAAGTCCACCACCGGTCCGATGCTGGTACACCTTGTCGTGTTCTGGGGACTGGGGCTGGGCGGCGGCAGCTGGCTCGGGCTCAACCAGGTCACCCTGTTTGGCCATGCCATGCCGACCGGTGCCTATGGGTTCTGGGTGGCACTCACCCTGAGCCTGACTTTGGCGGCCTTCATCCTCGGTGCCGTCTTGCTGCATGTCTCCCGCCAGAAACTCAACGATGGCCGCCAGCCAGCCCTGCACGAGGCCCTTGCATGA